A window of the Camelus ferus isolate YT-003-E chromosome 22, BCGSAC_Cfer_1.0, whole genome shotgun sequence genome harbors these coding sequences:
- the DAND5 gene encoding DAN domain family member 5: MFRWGVQETGVLGAAAVESRESPPEGKRTPSHSQLWAARTTSPVASQGTSARSSSPGQTDATQPAASVLTTLLSPLNGTWLPIGSARPGPQGPPPQPWAAANQTQALDQGAPTFLVPSSALGSCKAFLGLQKTGQQGTGRLQCGRHCVSAAGPTGSGPGIVPGCALHSTENKIEKVPVFRCSPGWGSFYIPGLDPFLLILCNSCVPACKYWVPMVLWCWGGSPASCQRVKTFTVLVNGCQCSPKA; encoded by the exons ATGTTCAG GTGGGGCGTCCAGGAGACAGGTGTCCTGGGCGCGGCCGCCGTGGAGTCCCGAGAGTCGCCGCCAGAGGGCAAGCGCACCCCATCGCATTCACAGCTCTGGGCCGCGAGGACGACCAGCCCTGTGGCTTCTCAAGGCACGTCGGCCCGCAGCTCCTCACCTGG acagacagatgctACTCAGCCAGCAGCATCTGTGCTGACCACCCTCCTGAGCCCACTCAATGGGACCTGGCTGCCCATAGGCTCAGCGAGGCCTGGACCCCAGGgtcccccacctcagccctgggCTGCTGCCAATCAGACCCAAGCTCTGGATCAAGGGGCCCCAACCTTCCTGGTGCCATCCTCTGCCCTTGGCAGCTGTAAGGCCTTCTTGGGCCTGCAGAAGACTGGTCAGCAGGGGACAGGCAGGCTGCAGTGTGGCCGACACTGTGTCTCTGCTGCCGGGCCCACGGGAAGTGGCCCAGGAATTGTGCCAGGCTGTGCCCTTCACTCAA CTGAGAACAAGATAGAGAAAGTCCCCGTCTTCAG ATGCTCTCCCGGCTGGGGTTCCTTCTATATCCCGGGCTTGGACCCTTTCCTGCTCATCCTCTGCAACAGCTGTGTGCCAGCCTGCAAGTACTGGGTACCCATGGTCCTTTGGTGTTGGGGAGGTAGCCCAGCTTCCTGTCAGCGGGTGAAGACGTTCACTGTCCTTGTCAACGGATGTCAGTGCAGCCCTAAGGCATGA
- the GADD45GIP1 gene encoding growth arrest and DNA damage-inducible proteins-interacting protein 1, giving the protein MAAPVRQARGLLRLASTLGPGSRNYRAPPPPRRSPGPCWPDPDDPLTPRWQLGPRHVAKQFARHGAASGVAAGSLWPSREQLRELEAEEREWYPSLAAMQESLRVQQLAEEEKRQAREQLIEERMAKMPQMIENWRRQQQERREKEQADKERRARLQAEAQERLGYHVDPRSARFQELLQDLEKQHRKRLKEEKQRKKKEARAAAMAAAVAEDPAASATPSS; this is encoded by the exons ATGGCTGCGCCCGTGCGGCAAGCGCGCGGCCTGCTCAGGCTGGCGTCGACCTTGGGCCCCGGCTCCCGCAACTACCGGGCGCCGCCGCCTCCGCGCCGCTCGCCGGGACCCTGCTGGCCGGACCCGGATGACCCGCTGACCCCGCGCTGGCAGCTGGGGCCACGCCATGTGGCTAAGCAGTTCGCGCGGCATGGCGCCGCCTCCGGGGTGGCCGCCGGTTCTCTGTGGCCGTCGCGGGAGCAGCTGCGTGAGCTGGAGGCTGAGGAGCGCGAATGGTACCCGAGCCTGGCGGCCATGCAGGAGTCGCTGCGGGTGCAGCAGCTGGCCGAGGAGGAGAAGCGTCAAGCCAG GGAGCAGCTCATTGAAGAGCGCATGGCCAAGATGCCACAGATGATTGAGAActggcggcggcagcagcaggagcGTAGGGAGAAGGAGCAAGCAGACAAGGAGCGGCGGGCCCGGCTGCAGGCTGAGGCCCAGGAGCGCCTGGGATACCACGTGGACCCACGGAGTGCCCGCTTCCAGGAGCTGCTGCAGGACTTGGAGAAGCAGCACCGCAAGCGCCtcaaggaagagaaacaaaggaagaagaaggaggcaCGAGCTGCTGCAATGGCCGCTGCTGTAGCCGAGGACCCAGCAGCCTCTGCAACACCCAGCTCTTGA
- the RAD23A gene encoding UV excision repair protein RAD23 homolog A isoform X1, with protein MAVTITLKTLQQQTFKIRMEPDETVKVLKEKIEAEKGRDAFPVAGQKLIYAGKILSDDVPIREYRIDEKNFVVVMVTKAKTSPGTSVPPEASPTAALESSTSFPSAPASGMSHPPPTTREDKSPSEESVPTTSPESVSGSVPSSGSSGREEDAASTLVTGSEYETMLTEIMSMGYERERVVAALRASYNNPHRAVEYLLTGIPGSPEPEHGSVQESQASEQPATEAAGENPLEFLRDQPQFQNMRQVIQQNPALLPALLQQLGQENPQLLQQISRHQEQFIQMLNEPPGELADISDVEGEVGAIGEEAPQMNYIQVTPQEKEAIERLKALGFPESLVIQAYFACEKNENLAANFLLSQNFDDE; from the exons ATGGCCGTCACCATCACACTCAAAACGTTGCAGCAGCAGACCTTCAAGATCCGCATGGAGCCTGATGAGACG GTGAAAGTGctaaaggagaaaatagaagCTGAGAAGGGTCGAGATGCCTTCCCCGTGGCTGGACAGAAACTCATCTATGCTGGCAAGATCCTGAGTGATGATGTTCCCATCAGGGAATATCGCATCGATGAGAAGAACTTTGTGGTTGTCATGGTGACCAAG GCCAAAACTAGCCCAGGCACCTCAGTACCCCCAGAGGCCTCACCCACTGCTGCCCTGGAGTCTTCCACATCCTTCCCATCAGCCCCTGCCTCAGGCATGTCTCATCCCCCACCTACCACCAGAGAGGACAAGAGCCCATCGGAGGAATCAGTCCCCACGACGTCCCCAGAGTCTGTGTCAGG CTCTGTTCCCTCTTCAGGTAGCAGCGGGCGAGAGGAAGACGCGGCCTCCACGCTAG TGACTGGCTCTGAGTATGAGACGATGCTGACGGAGATCATGTCTATGGGCTATGAGCGGGAGCGGGTCGTGGCCGCCCTGAGAGCCAGCTACAACAACCCCCACCGAGCCGTGGAGTATCTGCTCACG GGAATTCCTGGGAGCCCCGAGCCAGAACACGGTTCTGTCCAGGAAAGCCAAGCGTCTGAGCAGCCGGCCACAGAAGCAG CAGGAGAGAACCCCCTGGAATTCCTGCGGGATCAGCCCCAGTTCCAGAACATGCGGCAGGTGATTCAGCAGAACCCGGCgctgctgcctgctctgctccAGCAACTGGGCCAGGAGAACCCCCAGCTTTTACAG CAAATCAGCCGGCATCAGGAGCAGTTCATCCAGATGTTGAATGAGCCCCCTGGGGAGCTGGCAGACATCTCAGATGTGGAGGGTGAGGTGGGTGCAATAGGCGAAGAGGCTCCGCAGATGAACTACATCCAGGTGACACCGCAGGAAAAAGAAGCTATAGAGAGG TTGAAGGCCCTGGGCTTCCCAGAGAGCCTGGTGATCCAGGCCTACTTCGCttgtgaaaaaaatgagaacttgGCTGCCAACTTCCTCCTGAGTCAGAACTTTGATGACGAGTGA
- the RAD23A gene encoding UV excision repair protein RAD23 homolog A isoform X2: MAVTITLKTLQQQTFKIRMEPDETVKVLKEKIEAEKGRDAFPVAGQKLIYAGKILSDDVPIREYRIDEKNFVVVMVTKAKTSPGTSVPPEASPTAALESSTSFPSAPASGMSHPPPTTREDKSPSEESVPTTSPESVSGSVPSSGSSGREEDAASTLVTGSEYETMLTEIMSMGYERERVVAALRASYNNPHRAVEYLLTGIPGSPEPEHGSVQESQASEQPATEAGENPLEFLRDQPQFQNMRQVIQQNPALLPALLQQLGQENPQLLQQISRHQEQFIQMLNEPPGELADISDVEGEVGAIGEEAPQMNYIQVTPQEKEAIERLKALGFPESLVIQAYFACEKNENLAANFLLSQNFDDE, from the exons ATGGCCGTCACCATCACACTCAAAACGTTGCAGCAGCAGACCTTCAAGATCCGCATGGAGCCTGATGAGACG GTGAAAGTGctaaaggagaaaatagaagCTGAGAAGGGTCGAGATGCCTTCCCCGTGGCTGGACAGAAACTCATCTATGCTGGCAAGATCCTGAGTGATGATGTTCCCATCAGGGAATATCGCATCGATGAGAAGAACTTTGTGGTTGTCATGGTGACCAAG GCCAAAACTAGCCCAGGCACCTCAGTACCCCCAGAGGCCTCACCCACTGCTGCCCTGGAGTCTTCCACATCCTTCCCATCAGCCCCTGCCTCAGGCATGTCTCATCCCCCACCTACCACCAGAGAGGACAAGAGCCCATCGGAGGAATCAGTCCCCACGACGTCCCCAGAGTCTGTGTCAGG CTCTGTTCCCTCTTCAGGTAGCAGCGGGCGAGAGGAAGACGCGGCCTCCACGCTAG TGACTGGCTCTGAGTATGAGACGATGCTGACGGAGATCATGTCTATGGGCTATGAGCGGGAGCGGGTCGTGGCCGCCCTGAGAGCCAGCTACAACAACCCCCACCGAGCCGTGGAGTATCTGCTCACG GGAATTCCTGGGAGCCCCGAGCCAGAACACGGTTCTGTCCAGGAAAGCCAAGCGTCTGAGCAGCCGGCCACAGAAGCAG GAGAGAACCCCCTGGAATTCCTGCGGGATCAGCCCCAGTTCCAGAACATGCGGCAGGTGATTCAGCAGAACCCGGCgctgctgcctgctctgctccAGCAACTGGGCCAGGAGAACCCCCAGCTTTTACAG CAAATCAGCCGGCATCAGGAGCAGTTCATCCAGATGTTGAATGAGCCCCCTGGGGAGCTGGCAGACATCTCAGATGTGGAGGGTGAGGTGGGTGCAATAGGCGAAGAGGCTCCGCAGATGAACTACATCCAGGTGACACCGCAGGAAAAAGAAGCTATAGAGAGG TTGAAGGCCCTGGGCTTCCCAGAGAGCCTGGTGATCCAGGCCTACTTCGCttgtgaaaaaaatgagaacttgGCTGCCAACTTCCTCCTGAGTCAGAACTTTGATGACGAGTGA